GGTGGAAAGCCGCGACCTGCGCACCGCACAATTTGTTGCTGTTGTTGACAATGGCCGTAAGAACGTTCAACCAATCCAAGCGACTTCTAACGTTCGCGTCGTATTGGAAGATGCCCTTATCCGCCAGCTGAATTCCCAGGGCTACAAAGTCGTTGCAGACAGTAAAGGCAAGCTGCGCATGGACCTGCTTGATGCTTTGGTGAAAGTAGAACACAGCGTTTTCTCTCACACGATGAACACCAATGTTCAAATTCAATTGGTTGCCGATAATGGCCAGAATAAGTTCGTAAAACGCTATACGGGTAAGTCGACCACAGAAGGTTCCACCAGCGCGTCGGTTGAAGACATGGAAATGGCACTGAATAGCCTACTAGAAGCCGTACTTCAGGACATTGCTCGTGACCAGCAGCTGATGACATTCATGAATGAGAACTTCTAATGAAAGCCGTATTTAAAACAGCATTAGTCGCTGCAACACTGTTTGCAGCCAACGCGATGGCAGCGAATCCCGTTGTCAGCGTTGAAACCAGCG
The nucleotide sequence above comes from Grimontia kaedaensis. Encoded proteins:
- a CDS encoding YajG family lipoprotein; this encodes MKKLLLVSGLILGLSACSSPREPQMTIAPQPAISSVPVAQSKPVTVESRDLRTAQFVAVVDNGRKNVQPIQATSNVRVVLEDALIRQLNSQGYKVVADSKGKLRMDLLDALVKVEHSVFSHTMNTNVQIQLVADNGQNKFVKRYTGKSTTEGSTSASVEDMEMALNSLLEAVLQDIARDQQLMTFMNENF